Proteins encoded by one window of Chondromyces crocatus:
- a CDS encoding M14 family metallopeptidase yields the protein MHDRDPSARSGASSVALLDDLSVGFRGRYVAYDALTRQVQAWAKAFPGLVRLTSLVTTPEGRELWLLTIGPEPDRIRPAAWVDGNMHASEYSGTSVALAIAEDVLRAHLDPTRMLHDLPQHLVDIVRQDVLLYVLPRLSPDGAERVIGTDAYVRSVPRDGRLGRAAPYWRHADVDGDGKARLMRKEDPAGDFVASQDVAGLMLPRRIEDPGPFYALYPEGFIEGWDGFTVPMPSYLSDNETDLNRNFPYGWAPEPRQWGAGPYAASEPEARAVTEFAVKHPNIFAWLNLHTFGGVFIRPSGDRSDKKMDQADLELYLQLGEWAEQVVGYPMVSMFEEFTYEPDTPLSGDLCTFAYAQRGAVSMVCELWDFWKQSGVEVLRPFVWNYQRRTRADLIQIGRWDREHNQGRLLGRWRSFDHPQLGPVEIGGYDPFESIVNPPPERLSELCEQQARFFLRLAALAPRLRLARVETTVIGEGLTRLEATVENVGFLPTYVLSSSRGLPWNEPVQAEIALEPGVELVSGEVTQQVGHLGGWGGYQKSSVPYMARTSGTTPRHKVSWVVRGRGGVVLRARSVRVGQVEARVALT from the coding sequence ATGCATGATCGCGACCCGTCTGCCCGCTCTGGCGCCTCCAGCGTCGCCTTGCTCGACGATCTCTCGGTCGGCTTTCGCGGTCGCTACGTCGCCTACGACGCCCTGACGCGTCAGGTGCAAGCCTGGGCGAAGGCGTTCCCCGGCCTCGTGCGCCTGACCAGCCTGGTGACCACGCCCGAGGGGCGGGAGCTGTGGCTGCTCACGATCGGTCCGGAGCCGGACCGGATCCGCCCGGCGGCGTGGGTCGATGGCAACATGCACGCCTCGGAGTACTCGGGGACGAGCGTCGCGCTGGCGATCGCCGAGGATGTCCTCCGGGCGCACCTCGACCCGACGAGGATGCTGCACGATCTGCCGCAGCACCTGGTCGACATCGTGCGACAGGATGTCCTGCTCTACGTGCTGCCCCGCCTCTCGCCGGACGGCGCAGAGCGTGTGATCGGGACCGACGCTTACGTGCGTTCGGTCCCGCGAGACGGCCGACTCGGGCGCGCCGCGCCGTACTGGCGGCATGCCGACGTCGACGGCGATGGCAAGGCGAGGCTGATGCGGAAGGAAGATCCGGCGGGGGATTTCGTGGCCTCGCAGGACGTCGCGGGTCTGATGCTGCCGAGGCGGATCGAGGATCCCGGCCCTTTTTATGCGCTGTACCCGGAGGGATTCATCGAGGGCTGGGACGGCTTCACGGTTCCGATGCCCAGCTACCTCTCGGACAACGAGACCGATCTGAACCGCAACTTTCCCTACGGGTGGGCGCCAGAGCCCAGGCAGTGGGGGGCCGGTCCTTATGCGGCGAGCGAGCCCGAGGCGCGTGCGGTGACCGAGTTCGCGGTGAAGCACCCGAACATCTTCGCCTGGCTCAACCTGCACACGTTCGGCGGCGTCTTCATCCGCCCCTCGGGGGATCGGTCGGACAAGAAGATGGATCAAGCGGATCTGGAGCTGTACCTCCAGCTCGGCGAGTGGGCAGAGCAGGTCGTCGGCTATCCGATGGTGAGCATGTTCGAGGAGTTCACCTACGAGCCGGACACGCCGCTCTCCGGGGATCTCTGCACGTTCGCGTATGCACAGCGTGGCGCGGTCTCCATGGTCTGCGAGCTCTGGGACTTCTGGAAGCAGTCGGGGGTGGAGGTGCTCCGGCCCTTCGTCTGGAACTACCAGCGGCGGACGCGCGCGGACCTGATCCAGATCGGGCGCTGGGATCGTGAGCACAACCAAGGGAGGCTCCTCGGGCGGTGGCGTTCGTTCGACCACCCGCAGCTCGGTCCGGTGGAGATCGGGGGCTACGATCCCTTCGAGAGCATCGTCAACCCGCCGCCCGAGCGGCTCTCGGAGCTGTGCGAGCAGCAGGCGCGGTTCTTCCTGCGGCTTGCCGCGCTGGCGCCTCGGCTCCGGCTTGCTCGTGTCGAGACGACGGTGATCGGCGAGGGGCTCACGCGGCTCGAGGCGACCGTGGAGAACGTGGGGTTCTTGCCGACGTACGTGCTGTCGTCTTCCCGGGGGCTGCCCTGGAACGAGCCCGTGCAGGCAGAGATCGCGCTGGAGCCAGGCGTCGAGCTGGTGTCGGGTGAGGTGACGCAGCAGGTCGGGCACCTCGGGGGCTGGGGGGGCTATCAGAAGTCGTCCGTGCCCTACATGGCCCGGACCTCGGGGACCACGCCGCGGCACAAGGTGAGCTGGGTGGTGCGCGGGCGCGGTGGGGTCGTGCTCCGGGCGCGCTCGGTGCGCGTGGGGCAAGTCGAGGCCCGCGTCGCGCTGACGTGA
- the rlmN gene encoding 23S rRNA (adenine(2503)-C(2))-methyltransferase RlmN — translation MNSAVSPVARLPEEWEASLRARGERAFTAKQIFHWIHRRGVVEPASMTNLSARLREALASEGLGTVATVERVHRAADGTRKLLVRLRDGATIETVLLPAITGPGARGPLGNVQADPDEDDEDDEADAAAEPAGTVRVTQCISTQVGCAMGCVFCASGIAGLKRHLGPDEIVAQVLLGRTLLDEGEALRNVVYMGMGEPLHNYDATARSLKLLTHREGIALSNRRVTVSTSGLVPEIARLGADFSGQIGLAISLHAADDASRGALMPINRKYPLPRLMEALHAYPLPRRRRITVEYTLVSGKNDDPAEARKLVKLLRSLPVKVNLIPMNPIEASALGPPDWTRVEAFQRILLDAGYSCFIRRQRGDDVSAACGQLVLLGAKPKVKGFRATPPS, via the coding sequence GTGAACTCTGCCGTCTCGCCCGTCGCTCGCCTCCCCGAAGAGTGGGAGGCCTCGCTCCGCGCCCGCGGCGAGCGCGCCTTCACCGCCAAGCAGATTTTCCACTGGATCCACCGGCGCGGCGTGGTCGAGCCCGCCTCGATGACGAACCTCTCGGCGCGCCTCCGCGAGGCCCTGGCCAGCGAGGGGCTGGGCACCGTGGCCACCGTGGAGCGCGTCCACCGCGCGGCCGACGGGACCCGCAAGCTGCTCGTCCGCCTGCGAGACGGCGCCACGATCGAGACCGTCCTCCTCCCCGCCATCACGGGCCCTGGGGCGCGCGGACCGCTCGGCAACGTGCAGGCCGACCCGGACGAGGACGACGAGGACGACGAGGCAGACGCTGCGGCGGAGCCCGCGGGGACCGTGCGGGTCACCCAGTGCATCTCCACCCAGGTCGGCTGCGCCATGGGCTGCGTCTTCTGCGCCAGCGGCATCGCCGGCCTGAAGCGGCACCTCGGTCCGGACGAGATCGTCGCTCAGGTGCTTCTCGGGCGCACTCTCCTCGACGAAGGCGAGGCGCTCCGCAATGTCGTCTACATGGGCATGGGCGAGCCGCTCCACAACTACGACGCCACCGCGCGCTCGCTGAAGCTGCTCACGCACCGTGAGGGCATCGCCCTCTCCAACCGCCGAGTCACCGTCTCCACCTCGGGCCTCGTCCCGGAGATCGCCCGCCTCGGCGCCGACTTCAGCGGCCAGATCGGCCTCGCCATCTCGCTCCACGCCGCCGACGACGCGTCCCGCGGCGCGCTGATGCCCATCAACCGCAAGTATCCCCTCCCTCGCCTCATGGAGGCGCTCCACGCGTACCCGCTGCCGCGTCGCCGGCGCATCACCGTCGAGTACACGCTCGTCTCCGGCAAGAACGACGACCCGGCCGAGGCCCGCAAGCTCGTGAAGCTGCTCCGCAGCCTGCCGGTGAAGGTGAACCTCATCCCCATGAACCCCATCGAGGCCTCCGCGCTCGGCCCGCCCGACTGGACGCGTGTCGAGGCGTTCCAGCGGATCCTCCTCGACGCCGGCTACTCCTGTTTCATCCGCCGTCAGCGGGGCGACGACGTCTCGGCCGCTTGCGGACAGCTGGTTCTCCTCGGCGCCAAGCCCAAGGTGAAGGGCTTCCGCGCCACGCCACCGAGCTGA
- a CDS encoding glutathione S-transferase family protein — protein sequence MRLYTFIHSPSPLKVRLALAEMGLDYEAVEVNLFRGEHQTEAFAKVNPHRKVPVLEDGALLLRESNAILSYLGRTRDTPRWPNVPTSEALAMQWLFFESANLASPCSTLWWNDMVAPVLGQRGIDETLVRQAAIDLERPLDLLDAHLEDRRFLMGHSLSLADCSVGVSLMMLIGTRLGDLQRWPRVAAYRDAIRRRASWGEAHGEGILDLRLS from the coding sequence ATGCGCCTCTACACCTTCATCCACTCGCCGAGCCCGCTCAAGGTGCGCCTCGCCCTGGCGGAGATGGGTCTGGACTACGAGGCGGTCGAGGTGAACCTGTTCCGCGGAGAGCACCAGACGGAGGCCTTCGCGAAGGTGAACCCGCACCGCAAGGTCCCGGTGCTGGAGGACGGAGCGCTGCTCCTTCGAGAGTCGAACGCGATCCTGAGCTACCTGGGCCGCACGCGGGACACGCCACGCTGGCCGAACGTGCCGACCTCGGAGGCGCTCGCGATGCAGTGGCTGTTCTTCGAGAGCGCGAACCTCGCCTCGCCATGCTCCACGCTCTGGTGGAACGACATGGTGGCCCCGGTGCTGGGTCAGCGCGGCATCGACGAGACCTTGGTGAGACAGGCGGCGATCGATCTGGAGCGACCGCTCGACCTGCTGGACGCGCACCTGGAAGACCGCCGCTTCCTGATGGGCCACTCGCTGTCGCTGGCCGACTGCTCGGTGGGGGTGTCGCTGATGATGCTGATCGGAACGCGGCTCGGCGATCTCCAGCGCTGGCCGCGCGTGGCGGCTTACCGAGACGCGATCCGGCGACGGGCGAGCTGGGGGGAAGCGCACGGCGAGGGGATCCTCGATCTCAGGCTGAGCTGA
- a CDS encoding PAS domain S-box protein: protein MSSALDALSALETEVGRIRPVVSKAGYLESILSSMSDLLILAGLDGVIRIANPASKHLTGRTADELIGEQLALIFPDLSPPDFGDILQRDGVHDEERLCVTRSGEVLPASLSASVVRDEAGRPEALLCVARDLSASKRIEEERQQLYEAVQRQEILLEELSTPLLPIADGVLVAPLVGPVDGQRAARLTEALLQGVTTQHIRVAIVDLTGVREIASETIAGLLRAVQAVRLLGARAVLTGIRPEVARSLVELGAELSGVPTFGTLQAGIAHAVR, encoded by the coding sequence GTGAGCAGCGCGCTCGATGCGCTCTCGGCGCTGGAGACCGAGGTAGGACGCATCCGCCCTGTCGTCTCCAAGGCTGGCTACCTCGAGAGCATCCTCTCTTCGATGAGTGACCTGCTCATCCTCGCCGGGCTGGACGGGGTCATCCGTATCGCCAACCCTGCCTCGAAGCATCTCACGGGACGCACGGCCGACGAGCTGATTGGCGAGCAGCTCGCCCTCATCTTCCCCGACCTCTCGCCTCCTGACTTCGGCGACATCCTCCAGCGCGACGGTGTGCATGACGAGGAGCGACTGTGCGTCACCCGATCCGGAGAGGTGCTGCCTGCCTCCCTCTCGGCCTCCGTGGTGCGCGATGAAGCTGGACGGCCCGAGGCGTTGCTCTGCGTCGCGCGCGATCTCAGCGCCAGCAAGCGCATCGAGGAAGAGCGTCAGCAACTCTACGAGGCCGTGCAGCGCCAGGAGATCTTGCTCGAAGAACTCTCCACGCCGCTCCTCCCCATCGCCGACGGTGTGCTGGTTGCGCCGCTCGTCGGCCCTGTCGATGGTCAGCGAGCGGCACGCCTGACCGAGGCGCTGCTCCAGGGCGTGACCACCCAGCACATCCGCGTCGCCATCGTGGATCTGACGGGTGTCCGCGAGATCGCCTCCGAGACCATCGCCGGATTGCTCCGCGCCGTGCAGGCGGTGCGCCTCCTCGGGGCTCGCGCCGTGCTCACCGGCATCCGTCCGGAGGTCGCGCGCTCCCTGGTCGAGCTGGGCGCCGAGCTGTCTGGCGTGCCCACCTTCGGCACCCTCCAGGCAGGCATCGCCCACGCGGTGCGCTGA
- a CDS encoding beta-propeller domain-containing protein — MKLRNRAFLECAAVLIAAAGAGLVGCQGGATDPHDFISDNPKASSDSNNEDSEGNTGAGGFGAPSADDGAGNGADRAIAEADIIQIHEGKLYALSQYAGLSIIDISVPDQLTLLGRYSANQGTPFEMYLRDGVVYAMFNEWGQYIWNAADGSYSWETSSHIEALDVEDPSNIMQLGSFDLAGAVSDSRIVGDVLYAVSYQNGYCWGCENNQRNTTITSIRVGNPTAIAKVDELSFSDNDEWGYGWHRSVSATSERMYVAGIEWNGSGEGHSTIQVVDISDPQGDLVLGTTVQAKGQIENRWQMDEHDGVLRVISQPGMWWSGDVPAVQTFNIISSQNLQPLGYKDLVLPRPETLRSVRFDGERGYAITAEQTDPLFTIDLSDPTNPVQMGELEMPGWVHHMEPRGDRILALGFDQAQSGGSLHVSLFDVSDLSNPTMINRVAFGGDWSNFAEDQDRIHKAFTIIDQLGLILVPYSGWSYGDNEYGCGSYESGIQLVDFTQNSLTKRGVASSHGQARRAFVSDGRLFAVSDAEVRTFNIANRDTPQPVVSKALATISNQSVQVGNLVARLSADWWTSEARIDLVPAATPDRADPIGRVELSSVTQGGCYGYGLYNARLFGHGQHLYLVWPSDMGTSARILSVDVTDPANPVIGGETQVPLSQTDLWSYYEPIVQSGDMVVQAGNALVFRRSNAQSRNNYPYDYYDDYDLGGFNAPQLSPGWLEVVDLSNPGQPTHVATVALPEASGHSALRAEGTTVMLSHWVPLPDDDTKARFYLDRVNVGVPSIPISLPPVNVPGSLMSFDATTNRLLTVDYQRLTYTNIDYETCYRNHGWDSLFEPENRDQWTGKGTCIAIRRAFKVTEIENNLATLLDSHPIPDGTQLTGVVVGDDRVFSMANNYSWYNDSGYYGSDSKIFAVGGIRAGALQVAELATEEAGYMMPIAVDGKKLVASSWSPAGLWTLDSTDFDALSFEQAAEMRSSPDHVTISNHKALCSLGTYGLEVVDLGN, encoded by the coding sequence ATGAAACTTCGCAACCGAGCTTTTCTTGAATGTGCAGCGGTGCTGATCGCCGCCGCAGGTGCTGGCCTCGTCGGCTGCCAGGGCGGCGCCACGGATCCGCACGACTTCATCTCCGACAACCCCAAGGCCTCCAGCGACTCGAACAATGAAGACTCCGAAGGCAACACGGGCGCTGGCGGGTTCGGCGCGCCTTCGGCAGACGATGGTGCGGGCAACGGCGCCGATCGTGCGATCGCGGAAGCCGACATCATCCAGATCCACGAGGGCAAGCTCTACGCGCTCTCGCAGTACGCAGGCCTGAGCATCATCGACATCTCGGTCCCCGACCAGCTCACGCTGCTGGGACGATACTCCGCCAACCAGGGCACCCCCTTCGAGATGTACCTGCGCGACGGCGTCGTCTACGCGATGTTCAACGAGTGGGGCCAGTACATCTGGAACGCGGCCGACGGGTCGTACAGCTGGGAGACCTCGAGCCACATCGAGGCGCTCGACGTCGAGGATCCGAGCAACATCATGCAGCTCGGCAGCTTCGATCTGGCGGGCGCGGTCTCCGACTCGCGCATCGTCGGCGACGTGCTCTACGCGGTGTCGTACCAGAATGGCTACTGCTGGGGCTGCGAGAACAACCAGCGCAACACCACCATCACCTCGATCCGCGTCGGCAACCCCACCGCGATCGCCAAGGTCGACGAGCTGAGCTTCTCGGACAACGACGAGTGGGGCTACGGCTGGCACCGCAGCGTGTCGGCGACCTCCGAGAGGATGTACGTGGCCGGCATCGAGTGGAACGGAAGCGGCGAAGGCCACTCGACCATCCAGGTGGTCGACATCTCCGATCCGCAAGGCGATCTCGTCCTCGGGACGACCGTCCAGGCCAAGGGCCAGATCGAGAACCGCTGGCAGATGGACGAGCATGACGGCGTGCTCCGCGTGATCAGCCAGCCCGGCATGTGGTGGTCGGGCGACGTGCCCGCGGTGCAGACCTTCAACATCATCTCGTCGCAGAACCTGCAGCCGCTCGGCTACAAGGATCTCGTGCTCCCCAGGCCGGAGACGCTGCGCTCCGTGCGCTTCGACGGCGAGCGCGGCTACGCCATCACCGCGGAGCAGACGGACCCGCTGTTCACCATCGATCTGAGCGATCCCACGAACCCCGTCCAGATGGGCGAGCTGGAGATGCCGGGCTGGGTTCACCACATGGAGCCTCGTGGCGACCGGATCCTGGCGCTCGGCTTCGATCAGGCGCAGTCGGGAGGCTCGCTCCACGTCTCGCTGTTCGACGTCTCCGATCTCAGCAACCCCACGATGATCAACCGCGTCGCGTTCGGCGGTGACTGGTCGAACTTCGCCGAGGATCAGGACCGGATCCACAAGGCGTTCACCATCATCGATCAGCTCGGCCTCATCCTCGTGCCTTACTCGGGCTGGAGCTACGGAGACAACGAGTACGGCTGCGGCTCGTACGAGAGCGGCATCCAGCTCGTCGACTTCACGCAGAACTCGCTGACCAAGCGTGGTGTGGCCTCGTCACACGGCCAGGCGCGCCGCGCCTTCGTCAGCGACGGGCGCCTCTTCGCCGTCTCCGACGCCGAGGTGCGCACCTTCAACATCGCGAACCGTGACACGCCCCAGCCGGTCGTCTCGAAGGCGCTGGCGACCATCTCCAACCAGTCCGTGCAGGTGGGCAACCTGGTGGCCCGCCTCAGCGCCGACTGGTGGACGAGCGAGGCGCGCATCGATCTGGTCCCTGCAGCGACGCCCGATCGGGCCGACCCGATCGGACGCGTCGAGCTGTCGAGCGTGACCCAAGGCGGGTGCTACGGCTACGGCCTGTACAACGCGCGGCTCTTCGGACACGGGCAACACCTGTACCTGGTGTGGCCCTCCGACATGGGCACGTCGGCGCGGATCCTCTCCGTGGACGTGACCGATCCCGCGAACCCCGTCATCGGGGGGGAGACGCAGGTCCCGCTGTCGCAGACCGATCTGTGGAGCTACTACGAGCCCATCGTGCAGTCGGGTGACATGGTGGTGCAGGCCGGGAACGCGCTCGTCTTCCGCCGCTCCAACGCGCAGTCCAGGAACAACTACCCGTACGACTACTACGATGACTACGATCTGGGTGGCTTCAATGCGCCCCAGCTCAGCCCCGGCTGGCTCGAAGTCGTCGATCTGAGCAACCCTGGCCAGCCGACGCACGTCGCGACCGTGGCGCTGCCCGAAGCCAGCGGACACTCTGCGCTGCGCGCGGAGGGGACGACGGTGATGCTCTCGCACTGGGTGCCGCTGCCCGATGACGACACGAAGGCGCGCTTCTACCTCGACCGCGTCAACGTCGGGGTCCCGTCGATCCCCATCTCGCTGCCGCCCGTGAACGTGCCCGGCTCGCTGATGTCGTTCGACGCCACGACCAACAGGCTGCTCACCGTGGACTACCAGCGCCTCACGTACACCAACATCGACTACGAGACCTGCTACCGGAACCACGGCTGGGACTCTCTCTTCGAGCCCGAGAACCGGGATCAGTGGACCGGGAAGGGGACCTGCATCGCGATCCGCCGCGCCTTCAAGGTGACCGAGATCGAGAACAACCTGGCGACCCTGCTGGACTCGCACCCCATCCCCGATGGTACCCAGCTCACCGGCGTGGTGGTCGGCGATGACCGGGTCTTCAGCATGGCCAACAACTACAGCTGGTATAACGACTCGGGTTACTACGGCTCGGATTCGAAGATCTTCGCCGTGGGTGGCATCCGCGCTGGCGCGCTCCAGGTCGCCGAGCTCGCCACCGAGGAAGCCGGGTACATGATGCCCATCGCCGTCGACGGGAAGAAGCTCGTCGCTTCGAGCTGGTCGCCGGCCGGGTTGTGGACGCTCGACTCGACCGACTTCGACGCGCTCTCGTTCGAGCAAGCAGCCGAGATGCGCTCCTCACCCGACCACGTGACGATCTCCAACCACAAGGCGCTCTGCTCGCTCGGCACGTACGGCCTCGAAGTCGTCGACCTCGGCAACTGA
- a CDS encoding serine/threonine-protein kinase, which translates to MDIGAGGIIGSKYRLERPLSRGGMGAVWAARHIALEQAVAIKLMEPELAQRAEFRERFNREARVVARLESPHVVQVKDFGVEDEIPYLVMELLRGEDVGRRLRRVQRLGLAETVRIAGQAAKALRCAHDGGLVHRDLKPSNLFIAHVGGEECLKILDFGIVKVTSGTLSGGVTRTGELLGTPFYMSPEQVRGDKGLDLRSDLWSLAVILFELVTGRRPFDGDNFGAVLARILVDPPPLATAWAPDLPATLDGFFARALLRDPGERFQSAMELAMAFRAAVEVNPRDAAFSVSQLPMSWPSLPPGPATPSSIQAGAASILPGPGREGTPSAVAMPVDQRSTVQRWALVLGALAVGSGLTAGLLFSLRAIEQEEEGMAAREGRQKASATVNAAVLGASSGAVAPGDAPAGEGENDSLPAVHGSPEEAPAEAMVLGSPTASAASPRTTPRSTASVPIKAPGRVHPPTSLPGAERKPAGGPSLGPSVAPSPSAGVGSGEIRDPWENRR; encoded by the coding sequence ATGGATATCGGGGCGGGCGGGATCATCGGCAGCAAATACCGGCTGGAGCGCCCGCTCTCGCGCGGTGGGATGGGCGCTGTGTGGGCCGCGCGCCACATCGCCCTGGAGCAGGCCGTCGCGATCAAGCTCATGGAGCCCGAGCTGGCTCAGCGCGCCGAGTTTCGTGAGCGCTTCAACCGGGAGGCCCGGGTCGTCGCCCGTCTGGAGTCGCCGCACGTCGTCCAGGTGAAGGATTTCGGGGTAGAAGACGAGATCCCCTACCTCGTGATGGAGCTGCTCCGCGGCGAGGACGTGGGCCGAAGGTTGCGGCGCGTGCAGCGGTTAGGTTTAGCCGAGACGGTGCGGATCGCTGGCCAGGCCGCGAAGGCCCTGCGCTGCGCGCACGACGGGGGGCTCGTTCACCGTGACCTCAAGCCCAGCAACCTGTTCATCGCCCACGTCGGGGGCGAGGAGTGCCTCAAGATCCTCGATTTCGGCATCGTCAAGGTGACCAGCGGGACGCTCTCGGGGGGCGTCACGAGGACGGGGGAGCTGCTCGGGACGCCGTTCTACATGAGCCCGGAGCAGGTGCGCGGCGACAAGGGCCTCGATCTCCGGAGTGATCTCTGGTCGCTGGCCGTGATCCTGTTCGAGCTGGTGACGGGCAGGCGCCCCTTCGACGGCGACAACTTCGGCGCCGTGCTGGCGCGGATCCTGGTCGACCCACCACCGCTGGCGACGGCCTGGGCGCCTGATTTGCCAGCGACCCTCGATGGCTTCTTCGCCAGAGCGCTGTTGCGGGACCCAGGTGAGCGGTTCCAGTCGGCCATGGAGCTGGCGATGGCATTCCGAGCTGCGGTGGAGGTGAACCCTCGTGATGCCGCGTTCTCGGTGAGCCAGCTCCCGATGTCGTGGCCCAGCCTGCCGCCTGGACCGGCGACGCCGAGCAGCATTCAGGCTGGTGCGGCCTCGATCCTCCCGGGGCCGGGGCGTGAGGGCACGCCGAGTGCCGTGGCGATGCCGGTGGATCAGAGGTCGACCGTTCAGCGCTGGGCACTCGTGCTGGGGGCTCTGGCGGTCGGGAGCGGATTGACGGCGGGGCTCCTGTTCTCGCTGCGCGCGATCGAGCAAGAGGAAGAGGGCATGGCGGCTCGTGAGGGGCGTCAGAAGGCCAGCGCGACGGTGAATGCTGCGGTTCTCGGAGCGTCTTCGGGGGCGGTGGCTCCAGGTGATGCGCCGGCAGGTGAGGGCGAGAACGATAGTTTGCCAGCGGTCCATGGATCGCCAGAGGAGGCCCCCGCCGAGGCGATGGTGCTCGGATCGCCCACGGCGAGCGCAGCATCCCCGCGCACCACGCCCAGGTCGACGGCATCGGTGCCGATCAAGGCTCCTGGTCGCGTGCATCCTCCGACATCGCTCCCGGGAGCCGAGCGGAAGCCGGCTGGGGGACCTTCGTTGGGACCCTCCGTCGCGCCGTCGCCATCGGCGGGAGTGGGGAGCGGCGAAATTCGCGATCCCTGGGAGAACCGCCGCTGA
- a CDS encoding plastocyanin/azurin family copper-binding protein, producing MNLKSPWLLAGLAAGTTSLVFLASGCEILVSPDRSLIVDTGTGTGGAGGTGGDGVTSGGGDGGAGGGVGGSGGDGGAGAAGGGGGSGGHGGHGGHGGMGGSGGDGGAGAAGGGGGSGGAGGTGGSGGSGGAGGTGGSGGSGGAGGTGGSGGSGGAGGDGGSGGGSSGGLGDPCAADAECSSGMCYGSVCVADVNGCNPDDALDWTLMSTATIEFGGANGAVYVPRCVKVSQGTELTISGSFSAHPLQGGVVENGTRVPAATGPFSTVTDSGTSRIITLNFTGTYPYYCVPHALTGMTGALFIVP from the coding sequence ATGAACCTGAAAAGCCCCTGGCTCCTCGCTGGTCTGGCCGCGGGCACGACTTCGCTCGTGTTCCTCGCATCGGGCTGCGAGATCCTCGTGTCCCCGGATCGCTCGCTCATCGTCGACACAGGCACTGGCACCGGTGGTGCTGGGGGCACCGGCGGTGATGGCGTGACGTCCGGAGGCGGCGACGGTGGTGCTGGTGGAGGCGTCGGCGGCTCGGGCGGCGACGGTGGCGCGGGCGCTGCTGGCGGCGGGGGTGGCTCCGGCGGCCATGGCGGCCATGGCGGCCACGGCGGCATGGGCGGCTCGGGCGGCGACGGTGGCGCGGGCGCTGCTGGCGGCGGGGGTGGCTCCGGCGGTGCTGGGGGCACGGGTGGCTCGGGTGGCTCCGGCGGTGCTGGGGGCACGGGTGGCTCGGGTGGCTCCGGCGGTGCTGGGGGCACGGGTGGCTCGGGTGGCTCCGGTGGTGCTGGGGGCGACGGCGGCTCGGGCGGTGGCTCCAGCGGCGGGCTCGGCGATCCTTGCGCGGCCGACGCCGAGTGCTCGAGCGGCATGTGCTACGGCAGCGTGTGCGTGGCCGATGTGAACGGCTGCAATCCCGACGACGCCCTGGACTGGACGCTCATGTCGACGGCCACCATCGAGTTTGGTGGCGCGAATGGGGCCGTCTACGTCCCGAGGTGCGTCAAGGTCTCGCAGGGCACGGAGCTCACCATCAGCGGCAGCTTCTCTGCGCATCCGCTACAGGGTGGTGTCGTCGAGAACGGCACCCGCGTGCCGGCAGCCACCGGCCCCTTCTCGACGGTGACGGACTCGGGCACGTCGCGCATCATCACGCTGAACTTCACCGGAACCTATCCCTACTACTGCGTTCCGCACGCGCTGACTGGCATGACGGGCGCGCTGTTCATCGTCCCCTGA